A window of the Labeo rohita strain BAU-BD-2019 chromosome 1, IGBB_LRoh.1.0, whole genome shotgun sequence genome harbors these coding sequences:
- the rbm46 gene encoding probable RNA-binding protein 46 isoform X2, giving the protein MDEGSTSQSSDNSKMDSSKEAALLALMDRTGYSMVQENGQRKFGGPPPGWEGPPPPRGCEVFVGKIPRDMYEDELVPVFERAGRIYEFRLMMEFSGENRGYAFVMYTTREGAQRAIQLLDNYEIRPGKFIGVCVSLDNCRLFIGSIPKDKKKEEIQEEMMKVTEGVVDVIVYPSAVDRMKNRGFAFVEYESHKAAAMARRKLIPGTFQLWGHTIQVDWAEPEKELDEETMQRVRVLYVRNLMLNTTEETLRSEFSRLKPGSVERVKKLTDYAFIHFCNREDALTALESMNGKLIDGSPIEVTLAKPVSKDGKQRSGSRSSYGGVTPAGNYSDSNFLFQSRDDVRIGAISDGLTARPLSLPPHLGSPYAVDLDRCVYPFLPGSTLVPVSLNALKPSQLSSAVSLLDYYCHKNDWSLPEYHLYSLAGQEGKMLLIYKVVISSTRSSFMPDKACTILEDAKELAAQNALWNLDCSISSPGSPVNVSPPAPSGSGFLSFGLIFLVYCCFM; this is encoded by the exons ATGGACGAAGGAAGCACCAGTCAGTCATCTGATAATAGTAAGATGGACAGCTCTAAAGAAGCTGCTCTGCTGGCCCTGATGGACAGGACAGGCTACAGCATGGTTCAGGAAAATGGACAGAGGAAGTTTGGTGGTCCACCTCCAG GTTGGGAGGGCCCTCCTCCTCCAAGAGGTTGTGAGGTGTTTGTGGGAAAAATCCCAAGAGACATGTATGAAGACGAGCTGGTTCCTGTTTTTGAGCGGGCCGGTCGCATCTACGAGTTTCGTCTGATGATGGAGTTCAGCGGGGAGAACCGTGGCTACGCCTTCGTCATGTACACCACCCGAGAGGGAGCCCAACGAGCCATCCAGCTCCTGGACAACTACGAAATCCGCCCTGGGAAGTTCATAGGGGTATGTGTGAGTCTGGACAACTGTCGCCTTTTTATCGGCTCCATCCcgaaagacaagaaaaaagaggaGATCCAAGAAGAGATGATGAAG GTGACTGAAGGGGTTGTGGATGTGATTGTGTATCCCAGTGCAGTGGACAGGATGAAGAATCGTGGCTTTGCCTTTGTTGAGTATGAATCCCATAAAGCAGCTGCCATGGCTCGCAGGAAACTCATACCAG gaacatttcagttgtggGGTCACACCATCCAGGTTGACTGGGCTGAACCAGAGAAAGAATTAGATGAGGAAACCATGCAGCGAGTCCGAGTCCTCTATGTTCGTAATCTCATGTTAAACACCACAGAGGAGACGCTTCGCTCTGAATTCTCACGCCTGAAACCTGGCTCCGTGGAACGTGTTAAGAAGCTGACGGATTATGCCTTCATCCACTTCTGTAACCGTGAGGATGCCCTAACTGCTCTTGAATCCATGAATGGGAAACTCATTGATGGTTCGCCCATTGAGGTGACTCTTGCCAAGCCTGTCAGCAAAGACGGGAAGCAAAGATCCGGGTCGAGGAGTAGCTACGGTGGAGTGACACCTGCCGGAAATTACAGTGATTCCAACTTCTTGTTCCAGAGCAGAGATGATGTGAGAATCGGAGCAATAAGTGATGGGTTAACCGCACGCCCTCTCAGCCTGCCGCCTCATTTGGGCAGCCCGTATGCTGTAGATTTAGATCGCTGTGTGTATCCGTTCCTACCTGGATCCACTTTGGTCCCAGTCAGCCTGAACGCCCTGAAGCCCAGCCAGCTGAGCTCAGCTGTATCATTGCTTGATTACTACTGCCACAAGAATGACTGGTCACTGCCGGAGTATCATCTCTACTCCCTGGCCGGACAAGAGGGAAAAATGCTGCTCATCTACAAAGTGGTCATCAGCAGCACCAGGAGCAGCTTCATGCCTGATAAAGCCTGCACCATATTGGAAGATGCCAAGGAGCTTGCTGCTCAGAATGCACTCTGGAACCTGG